Proteins found in one Hippopotamus amphibius kiboko isolate mHipAmp2 chromosome 12, mHipAmp2.hap2, whole genome shotgun sequence genomic segment:
- the LOC130833166 gene encoding LOW QUALITY PROTEIN: olfactory receptor 6C3-like (The sequence of the model RefSeq protein was modified relative to this genomic sequence to represent the inferred CDS: substituted 1 base at 1 genomic stop codon) produces MNHTVITEFVLLGLSDDPALQIVIFLFLLITYILSVTGNLTIITLTLVDSHLQTPMYFFLRNFSFLEISFTTVCIPRFLGAIITRDKTISYNSCAAQLFFLIFMGVTEFYILTSMSYDRYIAICKPLRYTTIMSRKLCSLLVFCAWLGGFLTVFPPLMLLLQLDYCASNVIDHFACDYFPLLQLSCSDTWLLEVMGFYFALVSLLFTLALVILSYVYIIMTILRIPSASXRKKAFSTCSSHMIVISISYGSCIFMYANPSAKEKASLTKGVALLNTSVAPMLNPFIYTLRNQQVKQAFKDVVYKAVFSADK; encoded by the coding sequence atgaaccaCACAGTGATCACAGAGTTTGTCCTCCTAGGCCTTTCTGATGATCCTGCCCTTCAGATtgtgattttcctctttttattgatCACGTATATACTAAGTGTCACTGGAAACCTCACTATCATCACGCTAACCCTGGTGGACTCCCATCTCCAGACGCCAATGTATTTCTTCCTCCGAAACTTCTCTTTCTTAGAAATCTCCTTTACTACTGTATGTATCCCTAGATTTCTGGGGGCAATTATCACCAGGGATAAGACTATTTCTTACAACAGTTGTGCAGCCcaactttttttccttattttcatggGGGTGACTGAATTTTACATTCTAACCTCCATGTCTTATGACCGCTACATTGCCATCTGCAAGCCCCTTCGTTACACAACCATCATGAGCAGGAAACTCTGCAGCCTGCTTGTGTTCTGTGCGTGGCTGGGTGGGTTTCTGACTGTTTTCCCACCCCTTATGCTTCTCCTCCAGCTGGATTACTGTGCTTCCAATGTCATTGATCACTTTGCATGTGACTATTTCCCCCTTTTACAGTTGTCTTGCTCAGATACATGGCTCCTGGAAGTAATGGGCTTTTACTTTGCTTTGGTTAGTTTGCTATTCACCTTGGCATTAGTGATTTTGTCTTATGTGTACATTATCATGACTATTTTGAGAATCCCATCTGCCAGTTAGAGAAAAAAGGCCTTTTCCACTTGTTCCTCTCACATGATTGTCATTTCCATCTCCTATGGAAGCTGTATATTCATGTATGCTAATCCCTCAGCCAAAGAAAAGGCATCACTGACAAAAGGAGTAGCTCTTCTCAATACCTCTGTtgcccccatgctgaaccccttcatttaCACCCTGAGAAACCAACAAGTAAAACAAGCCTTCAAAGACGTGGTCTATAAAGCAGTATTTTCTGctgataaatga